From the Ostrinia nubilalis chromosome 8, ilOstNubi1.1, whole genome shotgun sequence genome, one window contains:
- the LOC135074192 gene encoding venom allergen 3-like, producing the protein MMSLVLFVSGALLLATAEGCGAGNRMIKSGGLTAYEKQAIVDAHNRLRQSVALGQVSSQPPAANMMEMVWDEELAATAQRWADQCTTEHDRASQREVGRFAVGQNLAATWTTRPPSDPVDSQPDFASQINAWFDEVHIFGYRPISGVHGTGHYSQLVWGETSHVGCGFSFYYDPTRGYTKLYICNYGPGGNVIGVKPYEKGYPSCSSYGLSNSVKYSGLCSGSYTASSSYQTVDNSNGYISNVIPDSTGDSHYNYQYNNQYYNQFSNQYQYQYQQPDTYYRPETTTFRPLISIFKSASNLFSKSKPQVRFGTFYV; encoded by the exons ATGATGTCCTTAGTGTTGTTTGTTTCGGGAGCTCTTCTCCTTGCAACAGCAGAGGGTTGCGGCGCTGGAAATAGAATGATAA AATCTGGAGGGTTGACGGCGTACGAGAAGCAAGCGATCGTCGACGCACACAACCGGCTGCGGCAATCGGTCGCTCTTGGTCAAGTGTCGAGTCAGCCCCCAGCAGCTAACATGATGGAAATG GTGTGGGATGAAGAGCTAGCGGCAACTGCCCAACGTTGGGCTGACCAATGCACCACTGAACACGACCGCGCCTCTCAACGCGAAGTAGGTCGCTTCGCTGTGGGCCAGAACCTCGCTGCCACCTGGACGACGCGCCCGCCAAGCGACCCCGTCGACTCCCAGCCCGACTTCGCTTCCCAAATCAACGCGTGGTTCGACGAAGTCCACATCTTCGGGTACAGACCCATCAGCGGTGTGCACGGGACAGGACACTACTCTCAG CTGGTCTGGGGTGAAACTTCCCACGTCGGCTGCGGCTTCAGCTTCTACTATGACCCCACAAGGGGCTACACTAAGCTGTACATCTGCAACTACGGCCCTGGCGGAAACGTTATCGGTGTCAAGCCCTACGAGAAGGGATATCCTTCCTGCAGCAGCTACGGTCTCTCCAACTCCGTCAAATACTCTGGTCTTTGCT CTGGCAGCTACACCGCTTCCTCGAGCTACCAAACAGTGGACAACTCCAACGGCTACATCTCGAACGTCATCCCCGACAGCACCGGAGACTCGCATTACAACTACCAATACAACAACCAGTACTACAACCAGTTCAGCAACCAATACCAGTACCAGTACCAGCAACCAGACACCTATTACAGACCCGAAACTACCACTTTCAGGCCTTTGATCAGCATATTCAAATCTGCATCGAACCTTTTCTCCAAATCAAAACCACAAGTTCGATTTGGTACTTTTTATGTGTAA